From one Paenibacillus sp. FSL K6-1330 genomic stretch:
- a CDS encoding YheC/YheD family protein, with protein MTIGKMKDQWGMLQNHILRPHLPETRWMTGSRILRMLKTYSSVFIKPNLGSGGNGIIRVNELSRGYEVRCGPRRKIVGVHSVLKAIDSFRNSKRRYLVQKGLRMAEYHGEIFDIRVYLQKPEDKWIISGMVARVAAPHKFVTNYHQGGHAEPLQEVLLKLFQNNQTKVDACSRKIKQLSITIAETVNKWKSTREFGVDLAIDKNGYIWILEANPYPGHRLFTQLSDNTMYRTIIENKRRMAKKIP; from the coding sequence ATGACAATTGGAAAAATGAAGGATCAGTGGGGAATGTTACAGAATCATATCTTGCGTCCCCATTTGCCTGAAACTCGATGGATGACAGGTTCAAGGATCTTACGGATGCTGAAAACATATTCATCCGTCTTCATAAAACCCAATCTCGGAAGTGGCGGCAACGGAATCATCCGTGTCAATGAATTGAGTAGGGGATATGAAGTTCGCTGCGGCCCACGTCGGAAGATTGTTGGAGTTCACTCTGTCTTAAAAGCAATTGATTCATTTCGGAATTCAAAGCGTCGGTATTTGGTGCAGAAAGGCCTGCGAATGGCGGAGTACCATGGGGAAATCTTTGATATCCGTGTATACCTGCAGAAGCCAGAGGACAAATGGATCATTTCGGGTATGGTCGCCCGTGTAGCTGCACCTCATAAATTTGTGACCAACTATCATCAAGGAGGGCATGCAGAACCATTGCAAGAGGTTCTCTTAAAGCTCTTTCAGAATAACCAAACCAAAGTGGACGCCTGTTCTCGTAAAATAAAACAACTATCCATTACCATTGCCGAGACGGTTAATAAATGGAAATCGACTCGTGAATTTGGGGTTGATCTTGCCATAGACAAGAATGGCTACATTTGGATCCTTGAAGCTAATCCATATCCCGGCCATAGGTTGTTTACTCAACTCTCCGATAACACAATGTACAGAACCATTATAGAAAACAAACGGCGCATGGCAAAAAAAATACCATGA
- a CDS encoding MFS transporter encodes MTSRTSIDQNTNSAGRTWMIFAGIILIAINLRAAITSVGPLIGIIREDIGISSTLAGMLTTLPLLAFALLSPMAPAMAKKWGLENTLLLSMVVLTFGIGIRSISSPYTLLIGTAFLGMAIAVGNVLLPSLVKRDFPRHIGLMTGTYSASMNLLAAIASGISIPLATQAGLGWQGSLLIWGSLSVLALIVWIIQRRSSGKTAEVSSTSTKQQSVLRSPLAWYITLFMGLQSFTFYVNVSWLPEILRSQGMDYSAAGWMLSILQFVSLPFSFIIPVLAGRNPNQRLLVTISALSMLTGYAGLFSGMSSLNLLWVMLVGISGGANFSLSLMFFTLRTKTAQEAAALSGMAQSLGYLLAAVGPMLIGFLHDATGGWKVPLAVLSAIVVVLFIFGFGAAKPGYLSVPKEAKPEA; translated from the coding sequence ATGACATCAAGAACATCAATAGATCAAAACACAAATTCCGCAGGGCGCACATGGATGATTTTTGCAGGTATCATCCTTATTGCTATCAACTTGAGAGCGGCGATTACTTCGGTAGGTCCGCTGATCGGGATCATTCGAGAGGATATAGGAATTTCGAGTACATTGGCGGGCATGCTGACGACGCTGCCGCTGTTGGCTTTTGCTCTATTATCGCCGATGGCACCAGCCATGGCCAAAAAATGGGGACTGGAGAATACCCTTTTGCTGAGTATGGTGGTGCTGACATTCGGAATCGGCATACGCTCGATATCATCACCGTATACACTGTTAATAGGTACCGCATTTCTTGGAATGGCCATAGCCGTAGGGAACGTGCTGCTTCCAAGTCTGGTCAAGCGGGATTTCCCGCGGCATATCGGATTGATGACGGGCACGTACTCTGCCTCGATGAATCTGCTCGCCGCGATCGCATCCGGGATTAGCATTCCGCTGGCTACCCAAGCAGGGCTTGGTTGGCAAGGGTCCCTGCTCATTTGGGGTTCATTGTCCGTCTTAGCTCTGATCGTGTGGATCATCCAGCGCCGCAGTTCCGGAAAAACAGCTGAGGTCAGTTCGACTTCTACCAAACAACAGAGTGTGTTGAGGTCACCGCTTGCTTGGTACATTACTTTATTTATGGGACTTCAATCGTTTACGTTCTACGTGAACGTCTCATGGCTGCCCGAGATTCTGAGAAGCCAAGGCATGGATTATAGTGCGGCGGGATGGATGCTCTCGATTCTCCAATTTGTCAGCTTGCCGTTTTCTTTCATTATTCCTGTTCTGGCTGGCCGGAATCCCAATCAGCGTTTGCTGGTGACGATCTCTGCATTATCCATGCTGACCGGATATGCAGGCTTATTTTCCGGCATGTCTTCCTTGAATCTGCTATGGGTGATGCTGGTAGGTATTTCAGGCGGGGCCAATTTCAGTTTATCCCTGATGTTCTTCACCCTGCGTACCAAAACGGCTCAAGAAGCTGCCGCGTTATCTGGAATGGCTCAGTCACTGGGTTATTTATTGGCTGCCGTCGGTCCGATGCTGATCGGGTTCCTGCATGATGCGACAGGAGGGTGGAAGGTGCCCCTGGCGGTTTTGTCTGCCATTGTTGTGGTGTTGTTCATCTTCGGCTTTGGTGCAGCGAAACCAGGTTATCTCTCCGTACCGAAAGAGGCGAAGCCTGAGGCTTAA
- a CDS encoding helix-turn-helix transcriptional regulator: METTATIRGEIARYLQEHGLTINQFAKISKINSGTLSGILNGNRPMSMNQLDQITSCIGFKEGHFYDKYIFECIFHATPDWRRLGAFLERCAELDCLHLAARMAMENITYAPMLFELAESFYNEKKYNAAAALYECVAESEKFQHSERLALCHYRLFLQRLSDNQESNWQAVVLFEPYIERLDEEYQLAAYVELINVSGSLGQWDKVDDLAVKMGSKAMTRYQNQKIEYSGNHPLVFYILYSYLARENSYSERGDYEQALSYTGIYESPDWIIDPTEDECRVIKQFNEWAVANRYLHSILAGDYNVLSDYVKYIESREDEIFVALCHIILAANRHRLNVDYILERFKKYLDYKPQKNQISNINVHVTLNQYTRLLAELGIYYLNAKQYDRGLSHILDSLAYSIRIKSDNGMLRCMGIFEQFRQYASEEIQKRYNELIREVQKLSVYAWSPLV, encoded by the coding sequence TTGGAGACGACAGCCACGATTCGCGGAGAAATAGCTAGATATTTGCAAGAACATGGTTTGACAATAAATCAGTTTGCGAAAATATCAAAAATAAACAGTGGAACTTTAAGCGGCATACTTAATGGAAACCGTCCAATGTCAATGAATCAACTGGATCAGATCACCTCCTGTATTGGATTTAAGGAAGGTCACTTTTACGATAAATATATTTTTGAATGTATATTTCATGCTACCCCTGACTGGAGGCGACTAGGTGCTTTTCTTGAACGCTGTGCAGAGTTGGATTGTTTACATTTAGCTGCACGAATGGCAATGGAAAACATTACTTACGCACCGATGTTATTTGAATTGGCAGAATCATTTTATAACGAAAAAAAATACAACGCAGCGGCAGCTTTGTATGAATGTGTTGCTGAAAGTGAAAAGTTCCAACACTCTGAAAGGCTCGCCCTTTGTCACTACCGTCTTTTTTTACAAAGATTAAGTGACAATCAAGAATCTAATTGGCAGGCCGTTGTGTTATTTGAGCCGTACATTGAACGGTTGGATGAAGAGTATCAACTTGCAGCATATGTAGAGTTAATAAATGTCAGCGGTTCATTGGGTCAGTGGGATAAAGTGGATGATTTAGCTGTAAAAATGGGATCTAAAGCCATGACTAGATATCAGAATCAAAAAATTGAGTACTCAGGTAATCATCCATTAGTTTTTTATATCTTGTATTCATACTTAGCTCGAGAAAATAGTTATAGTGAACGTGGAGATTATGAACAAGCTTTGTCCTATACGGGCATTTACGAAAGTCCTGATTGGATTATTGACCCTACCGAAGATGAATGTAGAGTCATAAAGCAGTTTAATGAATGGGCTGTAGCCAACCGATACTTGCACTCTATATTGGCCGGAGACTATAATGTTTTGTCTGATTACGTAAAATACATTGAATCAAGAGAAGATGAAATCTTTGTGGCACTATGTCATATTATACTCGCAGCAAATCGACACCGGCTCAATGTAGATTATATACTTGAACGTTTTAAAAAGTATCTCGATTACAAACCTCAGAAAAACCAAATCAGCAACATTAATGTGCACGTCACATTAAACCAATACACCCGACTCCTCGCCGAGTTAGGGATATACTATTTGAATGCTAAACAGTATGATCGCGGGTTATCCCACATCCTGGACAGCCTCGCGTACTCGATAAGAATCAAAAGCGATAACGGGATGCTGCGGTGCATGGGAATCTTCGAGCAGTTCCGTCAGTACGCATCCGAGGAAATACAAAAACGGTATAATGAATTGATTCGCGAAGTCCAAAAATTATCCGTGTATGCTTGGAGCCCGCTTGTGTAG
- a CDS encoding helix-turn-helix transcriptional regulator, whose product MEMTATIREQMEEFLHKNEMTINRFAEISGVNSGTLSNILNGNRPISMQQLDRITLGMGLEEGCFYELYIDECIFHATPDWRRLGPFLHRCAELGKLNCLDKAVRMTMDNISYSPLLFETAELFFKEGKHEAAVLIYKSVAESERFQHSERLALCQYRLFTLELGDDQDANLQAAVYFEPYVDRLDEMYQLDALKELVNLNLSLHRWDKVDAIALKMGTKATIQYQHIGKIFKKKEGRNKPLIFYILYSHLIRATVCYECGDYEKALEFVTLYEDPTWIDDPDYEEIRVIEQFKEWAEANKYLYKLMAGDDDLLVDYVDFITDREDEIFLGLCSIMIAANRYQLDVDYILDKFKKYIVHKEQRNHIGKIIQQVTADRYTRLLAELGIYYLNTNRYESGLEFILDSLENSIKINSDKGMLRCMGVFEQFRPYSTNDLQLKYKYLVKDVQILNNKKIGTSIGYR is encoded by the coding sequence CTACATAAGAACGAAATGACGATTAATCGGTTTGCTGAGATATCGGGGGTCAATAGCGGCACACTCAGCAACATCCTGAATGGCAACCGCCCGATTTCCATGCAGCAATTGGACCGGATTACGTTAGGTATGGGTCTGGAAGAGGGTTGTTTTTACGAGCTGTATATCGATGAATGCATATTTCATGCTACGCCGGATTGGCGTCGGCTAGGTCCGTTTCTTCACCGATGCGCGGAACTTGGGAAGCTGAATTGTCTGGACAAGGCTGTCCGGATGACGATGGATAATATCTCTTATTCACCCTTACTCTTTGAAACGGCTGAGCTTTTTTTCAAAGAGGGAAAACATGAGGCGGCTGTTTTGATCTATAAAAGCGTGGCTGAGAGTGAACGATTTCAGCATTCGGAAAGATTAGCCCTTTGTCAGTATCGGTTGTTTACGTTGGAATTGGGTGATGATCAGGATGCAAATTTGCAGGCAGCTGTTTATTTTGAGCCATACGTGGATCGGTTGGATGAGATGTACCAGTTGGATGCGCTTAAAGAATTAGTAAATTTAAATCTATCTTTGCATCGTTGGGATAAGGTTGATGCAATAGCTTTAAAAATGGGTACTAAAGCGACAATTCAATACCAACATATTGGTAAAATTTTCAAAAAGAAAGAAGGACGAAATAAACCACTTATATTTTATATTCTATATTCGCATTTAATTCGAGCAACTGTTTGTTATGAGTGTGGTGATTATGAAAAGGCATTAGAATTTGTAACCTTATATGAAGATCCTACCTGGATTGATGATCCTGATTATGAGGAAATCAGAGTCATTGAGCAGTTTAAAGAGTGGGCTGAGGCAAACAAATATCTATACAAGTTAATGGCAGGAGATGATGATTTACTAGTTGATTATGTAGATTTTATTACTGATAGAGAAGATGAGATATTTTTAGGGCTTTGTAGCATCATGATTGCAGCTAATCGATATCAGTTAGATGTGGACTATATTCTGGATAAGTTTAAAAAATATATTGTTCATAAGGAACAACGAAATCATATTGGAAAGATAATTCAGCAGGTTACAGCAGATCGATATACAAGATTACTCGCTGAACTTGGTATTTATTATCTGAACACTAATCGCTATGAGAGTGGACTTGAGTTTATTTTAGATAGTTTAGAAAACTCGATTAAGATAAATAGTGATAAGGGGATGCTTAGATGTATGGGGGTTTTCGAACAATTTCGTCCTTATTCCACAAACGATCTTCAACTAAAGTATAAATATTTAGTGAAAGATGTACAGATTTTAAATAATAAAAAAATAGGAACATCTATTGGTTACCGATGA
- a CDS encoding helix-turn-helix transcriptional regulator, which translates to METTATIRGEIVKYLQNHRMTINQFAKISGINSGTLSNIINGNRPMSMHQLDRITEGMGLEEGQFYGLYITESIFHTTPDWRRLGPFLGRCAELDKLDCLHKAARMTMENINYAPMLFEMAEEFFNREKYKAAALLYECVAESEKFQHSERLALCQYRLFVMELSDNVEANLKLAVSFEHYIDRLDDEYQLDAYRKLINVNISFQRWDTIEVLARKMGHKARLQYKNNCKIAIMSDGQEKPIIFYILYSFLIQANVRREAGNFEEALSYLSMYEDPDWIKAPSDQEKIIINQFKEWAKANRYLYRLMSGDFDVISEYVNYVEARTDEIFTALCNIVVAANRHRFNIDHILEKFKEYQAYKPQRSRLGKISEQVTMNRYARLLTELGIYYLNSKKFDRGLTFIIDSLEYSIRIKSDRGMLRCMGIFEQFRQYSSKEIQKRYNDLINDVQKLSVYAWSPQV; encoded by the coding sequence TTGGAGACGACAGCCACGATTCGCGGAGAGATAGTTAAATATTTGCAGAATCATCGTATGACGATTAACCAGTTTGCAAAGATATCGGGTATCAATAGCGGAACACTTAGTAATATCATAAATGGTAATCGTCCCATGTCTATGCACCAGTTAGACCGGATTACCGAAGGCATGGGGCTGGAAGAGGGACAATTCTATGGACTTTATATAACGGAGAGTATTTTCCATACTACTCCCGACTGGCGGAGGCTTGGACCTTTTCTGGGGCGATGTGCGGAGCTGGATAAACTGGATTGTTTGCATAAAGCAGCACGAATGACGATGGAGAACATCAATTACGCGCCAATGCTTTTTGAAATGGCGGAGGAATTCTTCAACAGGGAGAAGTATAAAGCGGCCGCATTATTGTATGAATGCGTGGCTGAAAGTGAAAAGTTCCAGCATTCTGAAAGGCTTGCATTATGCCAATATCGGCTTTTTGTAATGGAGTTAAGTGACAATGTGGAAGCTAATCTAAAGCTGGCAGTATCTTTTGAGCATTATATTGATAGATTAGATGATGAATATCAATTAGACGCTTATAGAAAGCTTATTAATGTGAATATTTCTTTTCAGCGGTGGGACACAATTGAAGTGCTGGCTAGAAAAATGGGTCATAAAGCTAGATTACAATATAAGAACAATTGTAAAATCGCGATTATGAGTGATGGACAGGAAAAGCCCATAATCTTTTACATACTCTATTCATTTCTAATACAAGCGAATGTCCGTCGTGAAGCAGGAAATTTTGAGGAAGCATTAAGTTATCTGTCTATGTATGAAGACCCGGATTGGATAAAGGCACCTTCCGATCAGGAAAAAATAATAATCAATCAGTTTAAAGAATGGGCAAAAGCGAATCGATACTTATACAGGTTAATGTCTGGAGACTTTGACGTTATATCTGAATATGTAAACTATGTTGAAGCCAGAACAGATGAGATTTTTACTGCCTTATGCAATATTGTCGTAGCAGCAAATCGACATCGCTTTAACATAGATCATATTCTGGAGAAGTTTAAAGAGTATCAGGCATATAAACCACAACGAAGCCGTCTCGGCAAGATAAGTGAACAAGTTACGATGAACCGATATGCTCGTCTCCTTACCGAGCTAGGGATATACTATTTGAACTCCAAAAAATTTGATCGTGGTTTAACATTTATTATAGATAGTTTGGAGTATTCGATAAGAATCAAAAGCGACAGAGGGATGCTGCGGTGCATGGGGATCTTTGAGCAGTTTCGTCAGTATTCTTCCAAAGAAATACAGAAACGATACAATGATTTGATTAACGATGTTCAAAAATTATCCGTGTACGCTTGGAGCCCTCAAGTGTAA